From one Bacillus sp. FJAT-42376 genomic stretch:
- the tsaE gene encoding tRNA (adenosine(37)-N6)-threonylcarbamoyltransferase complex ATPase subunit type 1 TsaE: protein MNAFERISPSAAHTQELSEQLALLLQGGDVLTLEGDLGAGKTTFTKGLAKGLGIKKIVNSPTFTIMKEYHGGRLSLYHMDVYRLDEESEALGFEEYFESGGVTVVEWAHLIQEQLPAERLEIGLFRSGDEERRIRFVPYGEKYTDLCKELFKNEKSISD, encoded by the coding sequence ATGAACGCTTTTGAGAGAATCTCTCCATCAGCAGCCCATACTCAGGAGCTGTCAGAACAGCTCGCTCTCCTTCTTCAGGGCGGAGATGTTTTAACGCTTGAAGGGGATTTGGGGGCTGGAAAAACTACATTCACGAAAGGCTTGGCCAAAGGGCTGGGCATCAAGAAAATTGTGAACAGTCCTACGTTTACTATTATGAAAGAATATCACGGCGGCCGGCTTTCCCTTTATCATATGGATGTATACCGCCTGGATGAAGAAAGCGAAGCGCTCGGCTTTGAGGAGTATTTTGAAAGCGGAGGGGTCACTGTAGTAGAGTGGGCTCATTTGATTCAGGAGCAGCTTCCTGCTGAAAGACTCGAAATCGGTCTTTTCCGCTCAGGTGATGAAGAGAGAAGGATTCGTTTCGTTCCTTACGGGGAAAAATATACTGATCTATGCAAGGAGCTTTTCAAGAATGAAAAAAGCATTAGCGATTGA
- the tsaB gene encoding tRNA (adenosine(37)-N6)-threonylcarbamoyltransferase complex dimerization subunit type 1 TsaB, which translates to MKKALAIDTSNDTLGIALLSDGVVSGEIITHLKKNHSIRAMPAVEQLLKECAVTPADLTAIIAASGPGSYTGVRIGMTIAKTLAWSLSIPLFTVSSLESLAANGKYFNGLICPLFDARRGRVYTGLYSEKEGRLACHADDQNILLADWLETLKEKDTKVLFLGHDVKIHWDEIERTLGSLAVRADEVQNSPRPSELARIGLLKNQSPVHSAVPNYTRLAEAESKWLEEQK; encoded by the coding sequence ATGAAAAAAGCATTAGCGATTGATACCTCGAATGATACGCTCGGCATAGCCCTTCTTTCGGATGGAGTGGTATCCGGCGAAATCATTACTCATTTAAAAAAGAATCATTCAATACGGGCGATGCCTGCCGTTGAACAGCTGCTGAAAGAATGTGCTGTGACACCCGCCGACCTGACCGCGATTATTGCGGCATCAGGCCCGGGATCTTATACGGGAGTCCGAATCGGGATGACCATCGCCAAAACGCTTGCCTGGTCGCTTTCGATTCCCCTATTTACGGTGTCAAGCCTTGAAAGTCTTGCTGCGAACGGCAAATACTTCAATGGTCTGATCTGCCCTTTATTTGACGCCAGAAGAGGAAGGGTCTACACAGGTCTTTATTCTGAGAAGGAAGGCCGTCTTGCGTGCCATGCAGATGACCAGAATATTCTTTTAGCTGACTGGCTGGAGACATTAAAAGAAAAAGATACAAAGGTCCTCTTTCTTGGACACGATGTAAAGATCCACTGGGATGAGATTGAGAGAACGCTGGGCAGTTTGGCTGTAAGAGCCGATGAGGTTCAGAACAGCCCGAGGCCTTCAGAGCTAGCAAGAATCGGTCTTCTGAAAAACCAGTCTCCCGTGCACTCCGCAGTGCCGAATTATACGAGACTGGCCGAAGCAGAGTCTAAATGGCTTGAAGAGCAAAAATAA
- the rimI gene encoding ribosomal protein S18-alanine N-acetyltransferase has product MRVEDIDAVYEIETHSFKSPWNKESFYNEVAHNLFATYLVAENEDRVIGYCGIWLIVDEAQITNIAILPEYRGNGYGEALLRKAMREAKKRGAKQLSLEVRVSNHPAQSLYRKLGFQPGGIRKQYYTDNLEDALVMWVMLNGV; this is encoded by the coding sequence ATGAGAGTGGAGGATATCGATGCCGTCTACGAAATCGAGACCCATTCTTTTAAATCGCCCTGGAATAAGGAGTCCTTTTATAATGAAGTGGCCCATAATCTTTTTGCCACTTATCTGGTTGCGGAAAATGAAGATCGAGTGATCGGCTACTGCGGAATCTGGCTGATTGTAGATGAAGCCCAGATTACGAATATTGCCATTCTTCCTGAATACAGAGGAAATGGATACGGAGAGGCTCTATTAAGGAAAGCGATGAGAGAAGCAAAGAAACGGGGCGCCAAACAGCTTTCTCTGGAAGTAAGGGTGTCCAATCATCCGGCCCAGTCGCTGTACCGGAAGCTTGGATTTCAGCCCGGGGGAATCCGGAAACAGTACTATACCGATAATTTAGAAGATGCTTTAGTCATGTGGGTGATGTTAAATGGAGTGTAA
- the tsaD gene encoding tRNA (adenosine(37)-N6)-threonylcarbamoyltransferase complex transferase subunit TsaD encodes MECNDQYILAIETSCDETAASVIKNGNEIVSNVVASQIESHKRFGGVVPEIASRHHVEQITLVLEEAMQQAGLEFKDLSAIAVTEGPGLVGALLIGVNAAKALAFAHGIPLVGVHHIAGHIYANQLITELQFPLLALVVSGGHTELVYMKEHGSFEVIGETLDDAAGEAYDKVARTLSLPYPGGPHIDRLAHEGNPVIDLPRAWLEEGSYHFSFSGLKSAVINTLHNAKQKGQIIEPKDLAASFQQSVIDVLVEKTFRAANEYKVKQVLLAGGVAANKGLRAALTARFQEMPEVDLVIPPLHLCTDNAAMIGAAGHMLFQKGNRGSMTMNANPGLELENNHSKS; translated from the coding sequence ATGGAGTGTAACGATCAATATATACTGGCGATTGAAACGAGCTGTGATGAAACAGCAGCGTCCGTCATAAAAAATGGAAATGAGATTGTTTCAAATGTAGTTGCTTCTCAGATTGAATCTCACAAGAGGTTTGGCGGAGTGGTTCCGGAAATAGCTTCCCGGCATCATGTGGAGCAGATCACACTGGTGCTGGAAGAAGCAATGCAGCAGGCAGGACTAGAATTCAAGGATTTAAGTGCGATCGCCGTCACAGAAGGACCGGGATTGGTCGGGGCTCTGCTGATTGGAGTGAATGCAGCGAAGGCTCTTGCTTTTGCTCATGGAATTCCCCTTGTAGGTGTGCATCATATCGCCGGTCATATTTACGCCAATCAGCTCATCACAGAGCTGCAATTTCCACTGCTTGCTCTTGTTGTATCCGGTGGACATACAGAGCTTGTTTATATGAAAGAACATGGCTCGTTCGAGGTCATCGGCGAAACACTCGATGATGCAGCAGGTGAAGCGTATGATAAGGTGGCAAGAACACTCAGTCTGCCTTATCCGGGCGGACCGCATATTGACCGGCTTGCCCATGAAGGCAATCCTGTCATTGATTTGCCGCGGGCATGGCTAGAAGAAGGCTCCTATCATTTCAGCTTCAGCGGCTTAAAATCAGCTGTTATTAATACGCTTCATAACGCAAAGCAAAAAGGGCAGATCATTGAACCGAAGGATTTGGCAGCAAGCTTTCAGCAAAGTGTGATCGATGTGCTGGTGGAAAAAACCTTTAGGGCGGCCAATGAATATAAGGTGAAGCAAGTGCTTCTTGCCGGGGGCGTAGCGGCCAATAAAGGGCTGCGTGCTGCACTGACGGCCCGTTTTCAGGAAATGCCGGAAGTGGACCTTGTTATCCCGCCTCTTCATTTATGTACAGATAATGCGGCCATGATTGGGGCTGCCGGACATATGCTTTTCCAGAAAGGCAATAGAGGCAGTATGACGATGAATGCGAATCCTGGTCTTGAGCTTGAAAATAATCATTCAAAATCCTGA
- a CDS encoding GNAT family N-acetyltransferase has protein sequence MKNYELKENIPTLEEYKYLCDSAGWTPFMNFEAAETSLKRSIYCITVQDHERMVGMGRIVGDGAIYFYIQDIVVHPDYQKNGIGREIMNQLAEYLNRHAPDKAFVGLFASEGKESFYEAFDFKDYSPNMTGMFKVISK, from the coding sequence ATGAAGAACTATGAACTGAAAGAAAACATTCCAACATTGGAAGAATACAAATATTTATGTGATTCTGCAGGATGGACTCCTTTTATGAATTTCGAAGCAGCGGAAACATCTTTAAAGCGTTCTATTTACTGCATTACCGTTCAAGATCATGAACGAATGGTGGGCATGGGGAGAATTGTGGGAGATGGGGCGATCTATTTCTATATTCAAGATATAGTGGTTCATCCGGATTATCAGAAAAACGGGATTGGGAGGGAGATCATGAATCAATTGGCTGAGTACTTGAATCGGCATGCCCCGGATAAGGCGTTTGTCGGTTTGTTTGCATCAGAGGGAAAAGAATCGTTCTATGAAGCATTTGATTTTAAAGATTACTCACCAAACATGACGGGGATGTTCAAAGTTATATCCAAATAG
- a CDS encoding ABC-F family ATP-binding cassette domain-containing protein, translating into MILLQVQQLTKSFGAEPILSNIKLEVQTRDRIALVGRNGAGKSTLLKIISGQLSYDSGEIIKPKDLTIGYLAQNTGLESSRSIWDEMLTVFSEFQQMERKMRGMESDMADINPASPQFEQIMKEYDHLQTTFKERGGYQYEADIRSILHGLGFGDFDHSTSISTLSGGQKTRLALGKLLLTSPALLILDEPTNHLDIATLSWLEQYLQGYKGAVLIVSHDRYFLDKVVNQVYEISRLQSSKFLGNYSSYLQQKAENYERDMKAYEKQQDEAAKLRDFVQRNLARASTTKRAQSRRKQLEKMDMMDRPLGDEKSAVFRFDIEKQSGNDVLKVDNLSVSYDGNKPTISNVSFSADRGDSLALVGPNGIGKSTLLKTIVGKLKSIEGEIRYGSSLKISYYDQEQAELTSNKRVLNELWDEYPLKPEKEIRTVLGNFLFSGDDVLKPVSALSGGEKARLALAKMMLEKANLLILDEPTNHLDLDSKEVLENALVDYPGTILFVSHDRYFINRIATKVCELSKQGVELFLGDYDYYLQKKQEQEELASLKQQEEAGTEKVQDQKETKLSYQQEKELKKLERQRQRRIEEIETEIFNLEEKIEENEQLLADPANYQDHEKLQDLSRENEQHLSSVAELMDEWEELQL; encoded by the coding sequence ATGATTCTATTACAAGTTCAGCAGCTCACAAAATCTTTTGGAGCTGAGCCGATATTATCCAATATAAAGCTTGAAGTTCAAACACGGGACCGGATTGCTCTTGTCGGCCGAAACGGAGCGGGAAAATCTACCCTTTTGAAAATTATTTCAGGGCAATTATCGTATGATTCCGGTGAAATCATCAAGCCAAAGGATCTCACTATCGGGTATCTGGCTCAAAATACCGGACTCGAATCCTCCCGTTCCATCTGGGATGAAATGCTGACTGTTTTCAGCGAATTTCAGCAAATGGAGAGGAAAATGCGGGGAATGGAATCCGACATGGCCGACATCAATCCGGCCAGTCCTCAATTCGAACAGATCATGAAGGAGTATGACCACCTGCAGACCACGTTTAAAGAACGGGGCGGGTATCAGTACGAAGCCGACATCCGCTCGATTCTCCATGGTCTCGGGTTTGGCGATTTTGATCACTCGACTTCTATTTCAACACTGAGCGGCGGGCAGAAAACGCGGCTTGCACTAGGAAAGCTGTTATTAACAAGTCCTGCCCTTCTGATTCTGGATGAGCCGACCAACCATCTAGACATTGCGACGCTTTCCTGGCTGGAGCAATATCTTCAAGGCTATAAAGGCGCCGTTCTCATCGTTTCCCATGACCGCTATTTCCTGGATAAAGTCGTCAATCAGGTGTATGAAATCTCCCGCCTGCAGTCCTCCAAGTTTCTCGGGAATTACAGCAGCTATCTGCAGCAGAAAGCAGAGAACTATGAGCGTGATATGAAGGCTTATGAAAAACAGCAGGACGAGGCAGCCAAGCTGAGAGATTTTGTCCAGCGGAACCTCGCACGCGCTTCTACGACAAAGCGCGCGCAAAGCAGACGGAAGCAGCTGGAGAAAATGGACATGATGGACCGTCCTTTAGGAGACGAAAAATCGGCGGTTTTCCGGTTTGACATTGAAAAGCAGAGCGGAAATGATGTGCTGAAAGTGGACAATCTGTCTGTTTCCTATGACGGAAACAAACCGACCATCTCCAATGTATCTTTTTCTGCAGACCGCGGAGACAGCTTAGCCCTTGTCGGTCCAAACGGAATTGGAAAATCCACGCTGTTAAAAACCATCGTTGGAAAGCTCAAATCCATCGAAGGAGAAATCCGCTACGGCTCATCACTGAAGATCAGCTATTACGATCAGGAACAGGCAGAGCTTACATCGAATAAGCGTGTGCTGAATGAGCTTTGGGACGAGTATCCATTAAAGCCGGAAAAAGAAATCCGAACTGTACTTGGGAACTTTCTTTTCTCCGGAGATGATGTGCTCAAACCGGTTTCAGCACTCAGCGGGGGAGAAAAAGCCCGCCTTGCCCTGGCCAAGATGATGCTAGAAAAAGCGAACCTGCTCATTCTGGATGAGCCGACGAACCATTTGGATCTGGACAGCAAGGAAGTTCTGGAGAATGCCCTTGTTGATTACCCCGGCACCATCCTGTTTGTCTCCCATGACCGCTATTTCATCAACCGGATAGCAACAAAAGTATGCGAGCTGTCCAAACAGGGTGTGGAGCTTTTCCTTGGAGATTATGACTACTATCTTCAGAAAAAGCAGGAGCAGGAGGAACTTGCTTCCCTCAAGCAGCAGGAGGAAGCCGGAACGGAGAAGGTTCAGGATCAAAAAGAGACAAAACTGAGCTACCAGCAGGAAAAGGAATTAAAGAAACTCGAGCGCCAAAGACAGAGACGCATTGAAGAGATCGAAACAGAAATTTTCAATCTGGAAGAAAAGATCGAGGAAAATGAACAGCTGCTGGCAGATCCGGCCAATTATCAGGATCATGAAAAGCTTCAGGACCTCAGCCGTGAAAATGAACAGCACCTTTCCTCTGTTGCAGAGCTGATGGATGAATGGGAAGAGCTTCAGCTTTAA
- a CDS encoding redox-sensing transcriptional repressor Rex gives MNIDQSKIPQATAKRLPLYYRFLKNLHSSGKQRVSSAELSDAVKVDSATIRRDFSYFGALGKKGYGYNVNYLLSFFRKTLDQDELTKVILIGVGNLGTAFLHYNFSKNNNTEIFAAFDVAEDKIGTTVGEVPIHHLDELEEKLPEGAPVAILTVPAPAAQSITDRLISIGVKGILNFTPARLNVPDHIRIHHIDLAVELQSLVYFLKHYPSETSV, from the coding sequence ATGAATATTGATCAATCCAAAATACCGCAGGCGACCGCCAAGCGATTGCCTTTATACTATCGTTTTTTAAAAAACCTTCATTCTTCCGGAAAACAGCGGGTTTCATCAGCTGAATTAAGCGATGCGGTAAAAGTGGACTCGGCTACAATCCGCAGAGACTTTTCTTACTTTGGTGCTCTCGGCAAGAAGGGCTATGGATACAACGTGAATTATCTGCTCTCCTTTTTCCGGAAAACACTCGATCAGGATGAATTGACGAAGGTCATTTTGATTGGAGTCGGAAACCTGGGGACAGCATTCTTGCACTATAATTTTTCAAAAAACAATAATACAGAAATCTTTGCCGCATTTGATGTCGCAGAAGATAAAATTGGCACAACGGTTGGAGAGGTTCCGATTCATCATCTGGATGAATTGGAGGAGAAGCTTCCGGAAGGAGCACCGGTCGCCATTTTGACGGTACCGGCACCGGCGGCCCAGTCCATTACAGACCGGCTCATTTCCATTGGGGTGAAGGGAATACTGAATTTTACCCCCGCAAGACTGAATGTGCCGGATCATATCCGCATTCATCACATTGACCTTGCCGTGGAGCTGCAGTCCCTTGTCTATTTTCTAAAGCATTATCCGAGCGAAACATCTGTGTAA
- the tatC gene encoding twin-arginine translocase subunit TatC encodes MNEREMSVYEHIEELRKRIIIVAVFFVVALAAGFFLAKPLILFLQQTDEAKDITLNAFRISDPLFLYMKFALIIAVILISPLILYQLWSFISPGLYERERTATLSYIPLSVFLFLAGLSFSYFVLFPLVIRFMTSLSSDLGISQVIGINEYFQFLIELTLPFGLLFQLPVIIMFLTRLGIVTPVLLRKIRKYAYLFLLIVAGLITPPDVISQVVVMFPLILLYEISIIVSHRAHRKSLQIQMEEEAKEQLSE; translated from the coding sequence ATGAACGAACGGGAAATGTCGGTGTATGAACATATAGAAGAACTCCGGAAACGAATCATCATCGTTGCGGTCTTTTTTGTTGTGGCGCTCGCTGCAGGATTTTTCCTCGCAAAGCCGCTGATTTTATTTTTGCAGCAGACGGATGAAGCGAAGGATATTACGCTGAATGCGTTCAGGATTTCGGATCCGCTTTTCCTGTATATGAAATTTGCTCTCATTATTGCGGTCATTTTGATATCCCCGCTGATTTTGTATCAGCTATGGTCATTTATCAGTCCCGGTTTATATGAAAGAGAACGGACGGCTACGCTAAGCTATATCCCATTAAGCGTCTTTTTGTTCCTTGCGGGCCTTTCATTCTCTTATTTTGTTTTATTCCCGCTGGTGATCCGGTTTATGACAAGCCTTTCGTCTGATCTCGGGATCAGCCAGGTAATCGGAATCAATGAGTACTTTCAGTTCCTGATCGAACTGACCCTTCCGTTTGGCCTGCTCTTTCAGCTGCCGGTCATCATTATGTTTTTAACAAGGCTTGGGATTGTGACACCGGTTTTGTTGAGGAAAATCAGAAAATACGCGTATCTCTTTTTGCTAATCGTTGCCGGGCTCATTACCCCGCCTGATGTCATTTCACAGGTGGTGGTCATGTTTCCGCTGATTCTTCTGTATGAAATCAGCATCATCGTCTCTCATCGGGCGCACCGGAAGTCTCTGCAGATCCAAATGGAGGAAGAGGCAAAGGAACAGCTGTCTGAATAA
- a CDS encoding YdiK family protein, with protein MRARPGALAAFYFAMGILFTVIAVNSGSEGIWNFPTIVLMLIATFDFAVAIRMFRFGLKLKKSAQKK; from the coding sequence ATGAGAGCACGTCCCGGCGCACTTGCCGCCTTTTATTTCGCGATGGGGATTCTGTTTACAGTCATTGCTGTGAACAGCGGTTCTGAAGGTATTTGGAACTTCCCGACCATCGTTCTTATGCTGATTGCCACTTTTGATTTTGCCGTGGCCATCCGGATGTTCCGGTTTGGCTTAAAGCTTAAGAAAAGTGCCCAGAAAAAATAA
- a CDS encoding type II CAAX endopeptidase family protein encodes MKKHYWYILLTYVIMLFSGYFGYPLLLQLGVDRSQVIGYWNIISFAIGVIVVLLLLRKDRGDYDLRGKPASPASSAAWAIGGIFLAFLAQVIAANIESQLLGIKPGSENTKQIMDIVKVTPLMIFVVSIAGPVLEEIVFRKIIFGTIYKRTNFILAALISSVIFAVVHRDPAHILLYSAMGFTFAFLYVKTKRIIVPIIAHLSMNTIVVVIQYVYSDDIERMMKDAEQLQSIIGGNFL; translated from the coding sequence GTGAAAAAACATTATTGGTATATTCTGCTTACATATGTCATTATGCTGTTTTCAGGCTATTTTGGCTACCCGCTGCTGCTTCAGCTCGGAGTGGACCGGAGCCAGGTGATCGGCTACTGGAACATCATCAGTTTTGCCATCGGGGTTATCGTTGTCCTGCTTCTCTTGAGAAAAGACCGCGGCGACTATGATCTAAGGGGAAAACCGGCTTCTCCCGCTTCATCCGCTGCATGGGCCATCGGCGGGATCTTCCTGGCATTTCTTGCCCAGGTGATTGCCGCAAATATTGAATCCCAGCTTCTCGGCATTAAACCGGGCTCCGAGAACACGAAACAGATTATGGATATTGTAAAAGTCACGCCGCTCATGATCTTTGTTGTGTCCATTGCAGGACCGGTATTAGAGGAAATTGTATTCCGCAAAATCATTTTCGGAACGATCTATAAGCGGACCAATTTCATCCTGGCCGCCCTGATCAGTTCGGTTATATTTGCTGTTGTCCATCGGGACCCGGCGCATATTCTGCTTTATTCGGCTATGGGATTCACCTTTGCCTTTCTTTACGTCAAAACAAAGCGCATCATCGTTCCGATTATCGCCCATCTGTCAATGAACACCATAGTCGTCGTGATTCAATACGTCTACAGTGATGACATTGAGCGAATGATGAAAGACGCTGAACAATTGCAAAGCATCATTGGAGGAAACTTTTTATGA
- the groES gene encoding co-chaperone GroES encodes MLKPLGDRVIIELVESEEKTASGIVLPDSAKEKPQEGKVVAAGTGRILDNGEKVALEVAAGDRIIFSKYAGTEVKYEGTEYLILRESDILAVIG; translated from the coding sequence TTGTTAAAGCCACTAGGTGATCGTGTAATTATTGAATTGGTTGAATCTGAGGAAAAAACAGCAAGCGGCATCGTGCTGCCTGATTCTGCGAAGGAAAAACCGCAAGAAGGTAAAGTTGTAGCTGCTGGTACAGGACGCATTTTGGATAATGGCGAAAAGGTTGCTCTTGAAGTAGCTGCCGGCGATCGCATCATCTTCTCAAAATATGCTGGAACTGAAGTTAAATATGAAGGTACGGAATACCTAATCCTTCGTGAGAGCGACATTTTAGCGGTTATCGGCTAA
- the groL gene encoding chaperonin GroEL (60 kDa chaperone family; promotes refolding of misfolded polypeptides especially under stressful conditions; forms two stacked rings of heptamers to form a barrel-shaped 14mer; ends can be capped by GroES; misfolded proteins enter the barrel where they are refolded when GroES binds) — MAKEIKFSEEARRSMLRGVDALANAVKVTLGPKGRNVVLEKKFGSPLITNDGVTIAKEIELEDAFENMGAKLVAEVASKTNDVAGDGTTTATVLAQAMIREGLKNVTAGANPMGVRKGIEKAVTAAIEELQAISKPIEGKDSIAQVAAISSADEEVGQLIAEAMERVGNDGVITIEESKGFTTELEVVEGMQFDRGYASPYMVTDSDKMEAVLENPYILITDKKITNIQEILPVLEQVVQQGKSLLLVAEDVEGEALATLVVNKLRGTFNAVAVKAPGFGDRRKAMLEDLAILTGGEVITEDLGLDLKSANITQLGRASKVVVTKENTTVVEGAGETDKIAGRVNQIRAQLEETTSEFDKEKLQERLAKLAGGVAVIKVGAATETELKERKLRIEDALNSTRAAVEEGIVSGGGTALVNVYNKVASLEAEGDSATGINIVLRALEEPVRQIAHNAGLEGSVIVERLKNEEIGVGFNAATGQWVNMVEAGIVDPTKVTRSALQNAASVAAMFLTTEAVVADKPEEGGGGMPDMSGMGGMGGMGGMM, encoded by the coding sequence ATGGCTAAAGAAATTAAATTCAGCGAAGAAGCTCGCCGTTCCATGCTTCGCGGTGTGGACGCGCTTGCAAATGCCGTAAAAGTAACATTGGGACCAAAAGGACGCAACGTCGTTCTTGAAAAGAAATTCGGTTCTCCGCTTATCACAAACGATGGTGTGACAATCGCGAAGGAAATCGAGCTTGAAGATGCTTTCGAAAACATGGGAGCAAAGCTTGTTGCTGAAGTAGCAAGCAAAACAAACGACGTAGCGGGTGACGGTACGACAACTGCAACGGTTCTTGCGCAGGCAATGATCCGCGAAGGTCTTAAAAACGTTACAGCCGGCGCTAACCCTATGGGCGTGCGTAAAGGTATCGAGAAAGCTGTTACAGCTGCAATCGAAGAGCTTCAAGCAATCTCCAAGCCAATCGAAGGCAAAGATTCCATCGCTCAAGTAGCAGCGATCTCTTCTGCTGACGAAGAAGTTGGACAATTGATTGCTGAGGCAATGGAGCGCGTTGGAAACGACGGCGTGATCACAATCGAAGAATCCAAAGGCTTCACAACGGAGCTTGAAGTGGTAGAAGGGATGCAATTTGACCGCGGCTACGCTTCTCCATACATGGTTACTGATTCAGACAAGATGGAAGCGGTTCTTGAGAATCCTTACATCCTGATCACAGATAAAAAGATCACAAACATCCAGGAAATCCTTCCTGTTCTTGAGCAAGTTGTTCAGCAAGGCAAATCTCTATTGCTAGTTGCAGAAGATGTTGAAGGGGAAGCTCTTGCAACGCTTGTTGTGAACAAGCTTCGCGGAACATTCAATGCGGTAGCGGTTAAAGCTCCTGGCTTCGGTGACCGCCGTAAAGCGATGCTTGAAGACCTTGCGATTCTGACTGGCGGAGAAGTGATCACAGAAGATCTAGGTCTTGATCTTAAATCTGCGAACATCACTCAGCTTGGACGCGCATCCAAAGTTGTGGTTACGAAAGAAAACACAACAGTGGTTGAAGGAGCAGGCGAAACAGACAAAATCGCAGGCCGCGTAAACCAAATCCGTGCTCAATTAGAAGAAACAACTTCTGAGTTCGACAAAGAAAAACTTCAAGAGCGTCTTGCTAAATTGGCTGGCGGCGTAGCCGTGATCAAAGTTGGTGCCGCTACTGAAACAGAACTAAAAGAGCGCAAACTTCGCATCGAAGACGCCCTGAACTCTACTCGCGCAGCAGTAGAAGAAGGAATCGTATCCGGCGGTGGTACAGCGCTAGTGAACGTATACAACAAAGTAGCTTCTCTTGAAGCAGAAGGCGATTCTGCAACTGGAATCAACATCGTTCTTCGTGCTCTTGAAGAGCCAGTACGCCAAATCGCTCACAACGCAGGCCTTGAAGGATCTGTTATCGTTGAGCGCCTGAAAAACGAAGAAATCGGCGTTGGCTTCAACGCTGCAACTGGACAATGGGTAAACATGGTAGAGGCTGGAATCGTCGACCCTACTAAAGTAACTCGTTCAGCTCTTCAAAACGCTGCATCTGTCGCAGCTATGTTCCTGACTACTGAAGCAGTAGTAGCCGACAAGCCTGAAGAAGGCGGCGGAGGCATGCCAGATATGAGCGGCATGGGCGGAATGGGTGGAATGGGCGGTATGATGTAA
- a CDS encoding VOC family protein, whose product MNYVQVRVARPTNKLQEIVRFYGEGLGLKQIGQFQNHEGYDGVMFGIPDAAYHLEFTQHIDGSPCPAPTKDNLLVFYIPIQDEIQRIQSRLTTMGYKVVEPENPYWKESGVTIEDPDGWRIVLMCTKGI is encoded by the coding sequence ATGAATTACGTACAAGTTCGTGTAGCCAGACCAACAAACAAATTACAAGAAATTGTTCGATTTTATGGAGAAGGATTAGGATTAAAACAAATTGGACAATTTCAAAATCATGAAGGCTATGATGGAGTTATGTTTGGTATTCCTGATGCAGCCTATCACCTGGAATTTACTCAGCATATTGATGGAAGTCCGTGCCCTGCTCCAACAAAAGATAATTTACTTGTTTTCTATATTCCGATTCAAGATGAAATTCAGCGTATACAAAGCCGTTTGACAACAATGGGCTACAAAGTAGTCGAACCTGAAAATCCATACTGGAAAGAATCTGGTGTCACAATTGAAGATCCGGATGGCTGGCGTATCGTTCTAATGTGTACTAAAGGAATTTAG